One segment of Vibrio gazogenes DNA contains the following:
- a CDS encoding glycerophosphodiester phosphodiesterase family protein codes for MQPRIVGHRGVAGSYPENTMASIMAAIDLGLEWIEVDIQPTKDQALVVCHDYKINRCSNGRGRINELTLDELQQFDFGSWFAPSFAGESIMTLQELLRVVKATGIRVNLEVKLDHDAVGPVIASLKKELETSNVSPDSILLSSFHHDVMREMSQQLADFRLGVLAERVNMKVMRLIDEISAFSCHLNARWLTKKQIKKLREKSVEIWCYTVNNPRFRRLSDVDAIFSDFPERFLNHDSPTPS; via the coding sequence ATGCAACCCCGAATCGTCGGACACCGCGGTGTCGCCGGAAGTTATCCGGAAAATACCATGGCCAGTATCATGGCCGCGATTGACCTCGGCCTCGAATGGATCGAAGTGGATATTCAACCCACCAAAGATCAGGCGCTGGTTGTCTGTCATGACTATAAGATTAATCGGTGCAGTAACGGGCGGGGACGCATTAATGAATTGACACTCGATGAGCTGCAACAATTCGATTTCGGCAGTTGGTTTGCGCCAAGCTTTGCCGGAGAGTCCATTATGACCTTGCAAGAATTGCTCAGAGTCGTCAAAGCCACGGGGATCCGGGTCAATCTCGAAGTGAAACTCGATCATGATGCTGTCGGGCCAGTAATTGCTTCACTCAAAAAAGAACTTGAAACGAGTAATGTCTCCCCCGATTCAATTTTATTATCCAGTTTCCACCATGACGTCATGCGTGAAATGAGTCAGCAGCTTGCTGATTTTCGTCTCGGTGTTTTAGCAGAAAGAGTCAATATGAAAGTGATGCGGCTGATTGATGAAATATCAGCCTTTAGTTGTCACCTCAATGCACGCTGGCTGACCAAGAAACAGATCAAAAAGCTGCGTGAAAAGTCAGTTGAAATTTGGTGTTATACGGTCAACAACCCACGCTTTCGTCGTTTGTCTGACGTCGATGCGATTTTCAGTGACTTTCCGGAACGATTCTTAAATCATGACTCACCGACGCCATCTTAA
- a CDS encoding chromosome partitioning protein ParA — protein sequence MNKQSDNLDDGDEDVVVIEQRDKRTYFYIGIAAAIGIAAGGLIGALLSGQRWQQSYQALETRYHQLEQANQKTLVNSDQQTHLKIQQLSKEFDQKLAEQKSTYQQQLDVLNGKIDQLTQEKTALTEQLSKEKSKITQVNKVNNRLNHQADLQATMFERSRELFQKELKVKQSLESLEQERDTLQQKKKELKKECDLYLQGTSWDAHSDACDQQDAANERLGKINQLIKVNQMDLKEIQALAKDLGIE from the coding sequence GTGAATAAACAATCTGACAATTTGGATGATGGAGATGAAGACGTTGTCGTTATTGAACAAAGAGACAAACGGACTTATTTCTACATTGGTATCGCTGCCGCCATCGGTATTGCCGCGGGCGGGCTGATTGGTGCCTTGTTGTCGGGACAACGTTGGCAGCAGAGTTATCAGGCACTGGAAACTCGTTATCATCAGCTTGAACAAGCCAACCAGAAAACACTGGTAAATTCGGACCAGCAAACTCATTTGAAAATTCAACAACTGAGTAAAGAGTTTGACCAAAAGCTGGCCGAGCAAAAAAGTACCTACCAGCAACAGTTAGATGTGTTGAATGGGAAAATAGACCAATTAACGCAGGAAAAAACAGCACTGACGGAGCAGTTATCAAAGGAGAAATCCAAGATCACGCAGGTTAACAAAGTGAATAACCGACTCAATCATCAGGCCGATCTTCAAGCAACGATGTTTGAGCGGTCGCGAGAATTGTTCCAGAAGGAACTCAAAGTAAAACAATCCCTAGAGTCACTGGAACAAGAGCGGGACACGCTCCAGCAGAAAAAGAAAGAATTAAAGAAAGAGTGTGACCTTTATTTACAAGGAACCTCTTGGGATGCTCATTCAGATGCTTGTGATCAACAAGATGCTGCCAATGAACGTTTGGGTAAAATCAATCAACTGATCAAAGTGAATCAGATGGATTTGAAAGAAATTCAGGCACTGGCAAAAGATCTGGGGATTGAGTAA
- a CDS encoding alanine/glycine:cation symporter family protein: MQNLQSIFSAIDSFIWGPPLLCLLVGTGIYFTFSLGLLQFRHLPTALKLVFGRSPQGKTGDVSSFAALCTALSATIGTGNIVGVATAIKLGGPGALFWMWFAALFGMATKYAECLLAVKYRKTDAKGQMVGGPMYFLQYGVGSKLLATAFAVFAIGVAFFGIGTFPQVNAIVDASQLSFGVSRELAAGILTLLVAIVTIGGIQSISKVASKVVPTMALFYILACLSILIMQADQFVPAVLLVIQSAFTSTAATGGFAGATIMLAIQAGVARGVFSNESGLGSAPMAAAAAKTDSCVRQGLISMTGTFFDTILICTMTGLALILTNTWQGDLSGAAMTTHAFAVGLDSATVGPLLVSIGLIFFAFTTILGWNYYGERCVVFLFGTKGILPYKLIFIALVASGSFLHLDLIWIIADIVNGLMAIPNLIGLLMLRKVVIEETALFFRHGMMKSAPAEA, from the coding sequence ATGCAAAACCTGCAATCCATATTCAGTGCTATCGATAGTTTTATTTGGGGACCACCATTACTCTGCTTATTGGTCGGAACCGGTATCTATTTCACGTTCAGTCTCGGACTCCTGCAATTCCGTCATCTACCCACCGCTTTAAAACTCGTGTTTGGTCGTTCCCCTCAAGGGAAAACCGGTGATGTATCCAGCTTCGCGGCATTATGTACCGCCCTATCCGCAACGATCGGAACCGGCAACATTGTCGGTGTCGCAACAGCCATTAAGCTCGGCGGCCCCGGAGCGCTGTTTTGGATGTGGTTTGCGGCCTTGTTCGGCATGGCCACCAAATACGCAGAGTGCTTGCTGGCCGTCAAATATCGTAAAACCGATGCAAAAGGCCAAATGGTTGGCGGGCCAATGTATTTTCTACAGTACGGTGTCGGTTCAAAACTATTGGCGACTGCCTTCGCAGTATTTGCGATTGGTGTTGCATTCTTTGGGATCGGCACATTCCCGCAAGTCAACGCCATTGTCGATGCATCACAACTCTCATTCGGGGTATCCCGAGAACTCGCGGCCGGTATCCTGACGCTGCTTGTTGCCATCGTCACCATTGGCGGTATTCAGTCAATTTCGAAAGTTGCCAGTAAAGTGGTACCGACCATGGCCCTATTTTATATTCTGGCCTGTCTGTCGATCTTGATCATGCAAGCGGATCAGTTTGTTCCCGCGGTCCTGCTGGTGATTCAATCCGCTTTCACATCAACAGCCGCAACCGGTGGTTTTGCCGGTGCAACCATTATGTTAGCGATTCAGGCCGGTGTTGCTCGCGGGGTATTCTCCAATGAATCCGGTCTCGGCAGCGCACCGATGGCCGCCGCAGCCGCAAAAACCGATTCTTGTGTGCGGCAAGGGTTGATCTCGATGACGGGGACATTCTTCGATACGATTCTGATCTGTACCATGACCGGGCTGGCGTTAATCCTCACCAATACATGGCAGGGAGATTTGTCCGGTGCCGCCATGACCACCCATGCATTTGCAGTTGGTCTTGATTCAGCAACGGTTGGTCCACTACTCGTATCGATTGGTTTAATCTTCTTTGCATTTACCACGATTCTGGGCTGGAACTACTACGGTGAGCGTTGTGTCGTCTTCTTGTTCGGCACCAAAGGCATTCTGCCCTATAAACTGATCTTCATCGCGTTGGTTGCTTCCGGTTCATTTTTGCATCTGGATTTAATCTGGATTATTGCCGATATTGTCAATGGTCTGATGGCCATCCCGAACCTGATTGGCTTGCTGATGTTGCGAAAAGTCGTCATTGAAGAAACCGCATTATTCTTCCGCCACGGCATGATGAAGTCTGCACCCGCAGAAGCCTAA
- a CDS encoding zinc dependent phospholipase C family protein, translating to MPGAFAHITAVNQAFMQGDVRYVLPSRMQRILLVNQRYVEMGAVSPDFPYLKITDSLQAAWADRMHYHYVGDLVRGMIAHVRRLYGEQQDRAFAWLSGFLAHVITDITIHPVIEIKVGDYDQNKQQHRECEMHQDAFIWQRMGLGDIGYVERLSRHLLHCAEIQSPNQIDHVIEVVWRESLLDTYGQRFGMPDIHGWYVAFIRVMALVEDQYRLFPLSRHVAAFLGLVYPPISAIDQQYITHLETPYGYWHYDQVFDFTVANVVHYQRLLGRSVYDHAATDWLKNWNLDTGRCEQGNLTLWSQEWPGRQKPQLTTVAHTTHFGESGLSAPVIDHTTRATHR from the coding sequence ATGCCGGGTGCATTTGCTCATATCACGGCGGTCAATCAGGCATTCATGCAGGGAGATGTTCGGTATGTTTTGCCCAGCCGAATGCAACGTATTTTACTGGTGAATCAACGCTATGTTGAAATGGGTGCGGTTTCTCCGGACTTTCCTTATCTGAAAATTACCGATTCTCTCCAGGCGGCATGGGCTGATCGAATGCATTATCACTATGTCGGGGATTTGGTGCGCGGTATGATTGCGCATGTGCGTCGTCTGTACGGAGAGCAGCAGGACCGAGCATTTGCCTGGCTGAGTGGATTTCTCGCCCATGTGATCACGGATATCACGATTCACCCGGTGATTGAAATCAAAGTCGGGGATTACGATCAGAATAAACAGCAGCATCGGGAATGTGAGATGCATCAGGATGCGTTTATCTGGCAACGGATGGGGTTGGGTGATATCGGATATGTCGAACGTTTATCTCGTCATTTACTGCACTGTGCTGAAATACAGTCGCCGAATCAGATTGATCATGTGATTGAGGTGGTCTGGCGCGAGTCGTTGCTGGATACATACGGGCAACGGTTCGGGATGCCGGATATTCACGGTTGGTATGTTGCTTTTATTCGCGTGATGGCCTTGGTGGAAGACCAATATCGGTTATTTCCGTTGTCCCGTCATGTTGCGGCTTTTCTCGGCTTGGTCTATCCACCGATTTCAGCCATTGATCAGCAGTACATTACCCATCTGGAGACGCCTTATGGCTATTGGCACTATGATCAGGTGTTTGATTTTACGGTCGCGAATGTTGTTCATTATCAGCGGTTGCTTGGCCGGAGTGTTTATGATCATGCTGCAACAGATTGGCTGAAGAACTGGAATCTGGATACGGGGCGGTGTGAGCAGGGGAATTTAACGCTCTGGTCGCAAGAATGGCCGGGACGACAAAAACCACAATTGACAACAGTGGCACATACCACGCATTTCGGTGAATCGGGATTGAGCGCACCTGTGATCGATCACACAACGCGCGCGACTCACCGTTAA
- a CDS encoding DUF4123 domain-containing protein, translating to MSILQFEQALERIPTGAEHRLYLFVDGRQLPPYYQSYFPDEPIVESAAVYLYESDEEQSPYLLAVDDLVKQWFLRHRRGAEGFFFSSSWSIETLAEHFRQQIQVLSPYGTTSYLNMAHADVAWTLLSASCHWFWQPMDQVWLPTSLGWKVIDRSDFEPMVEFELPLQLTPVQWQQLSHIAWQSLLEAIYHHMKRHFPEVLFQQERGDLWVEAHAQIARQKGFVTRQDQLNYFNIIGWLGESAVAGEAYPDIYKLIHFPSQERTPTQRIRQAARCAKQYALGV from the coding sequence ATGAGCATATTGCAATTTGAACAAGCATTGGAGCGAATACCGACAGGGGCGGAGCATCGTCTCTATCTGTTTGTGGATGGCCGACAGTTGCCACCGTATTACCAAAGCTATTTCCCTGATGAGCCAATCGTCGAATCGGCCGCGGTTTATCTCTATGAATCGGATGAAGAACAGTCGCCTTATCTGTTGGCTGTGGATGATTTGGTGAAGCAATGGTTTTTACGACACCGGCGCGGTGCGGAGGGGTTTTTCTTCAGTTCATCCTGGTCGATAGAGACACTCGCTGAACATTTTCGGCAGCAGATACAGGTGTTGTCTCCTTATGGGACGACAAGTTATCTCAATATGGCTCATGCCGATGTGGCATGGACTTTACTCAGCGCGTCGTGTCATTGGTTTTGGCAGCCGATGGATCAGGTGTGGCTCCCAACCTCTTTGGGCTGGAAAGTGATAGACCGGTCTGATTTTGAACCCATGGTTGAGTTTGAATTACCGCTGCAACTTACACCCGTGCAGTGGCAACAACTCAGCCATATCGCATGGCAGAGCCTGCTTGAAGCGATATACCATCACATGAAACGACATTTTCCCGAGGTGCTGTTCCAGCAGGAGCGTGGCGATCTGTGGGTTGAAGCCCATGCTCAGATTGCCCGTCAGAAAGGATTTGTCACCCGTCAGGATCAATTGAATTACTTCAATATCATCGGTTGGTTGGGAGAATCCGCGGTGGCGGGGGAAGCATATCCGGACATTTATAAACTGATTCACTTTCCCTCACAGGAAAGGACACCGACTCAGCGGATTCGTCAGGCCGCCCGATGCGCAAAACAGTATGCGTTGGGTGTGTGA
- a CDS encoding carboxypeptidase M32, protein MNAYHQLVEHTKNITHFEHLSAICGWDQAAMMPAGGAEARAQAMAALQVHIHQLMNQPQLTEWFAQAEQAPLSAEQQAVLREMKRQWQQATVLPESLVQAQSIAGARCEHAWRQQKQDNDWAGFAANWEEVVKLSREEAQIRAAATGKTPYDAMLDLYEPGASTQALDSLFDDVKSWLPTLIDRVLEKQSHESVLLPRGNYPSETQKSLGLAVMKQLQFDFDHGRLDESTHPFCGGVPTDVRITTRYSETEFVQSLMGIVHETGHARYEQGLPKAYAGTPAGEARSMGIHESQSLFFEMQIGRNPLFINHLADLASQYFNAHNDPVFAKANLQKLYSRVSKDFIRVDADELTYPAHVILRYEIERDLINGVIEFRDVPELWDHKMQNYLGLSTQGNYRQGCMQDIHWTDGSFGYFPSYTLGAMYAAQFMAAMKKTIDVDGVIHSGDLTPIFTWLADNIWCQGSLLTTDELVKQATGETLNAEHFKAHLEKRYL, encoded by the coding sequence ATGAACGCGTACCATCAGTTGGTTGAGCATACAAAAAATATCACTCACTTCGAGCATCTTTCTGCAATCTGCGGCTGGGATCAGGCCGCGATGATGCCGGCAGGTGGGGCTGAAGCGCGAGCCCAAGCAATGGCCGCGTTACAAGTCCATATTCACCAGTTGATGAATCAGCCCCAACTGACCGAGTGGTTTGCTCAGGCAGAACAAGCACCACTCTCAGCAGAGCAGCAAGCCGTGCTCCGCGAGATGAAACGGCAATGGCAGCAAGCCACCGTGCTGCCTGAATCATTAGTTCAGGCGCAATCAATCGCTGGCGCCCGATGTGAACATGCCTGGCGGCAACAAAAACAAGACAATGATTGGGCCGGTTTCGCAGCCAACTGGGAGGAAGTCGTTAAACTCTCACGTGAAGAAGCACAGATTCGGGCCGCAGCGACAGGCAAGACCCCATATGATGCAATGCTTGACCTTTATGAACCCGGTGCATCGACCCAAGCACTGGACAGCTTGTTTGACGACGTCAAATCTTGGTTGCCCACGCTCATTGATCGTGTTCTTGAGAAACAGTCGCATGAGTCTGTTCTGTTACCGCGGGGTAACTATCCGAGTGAGACACAAAAATCGCTGGGATTAGCAGTCATGAAACAGCTGCAATTCGATTTCGATCACGGGCGGCTGGATGAAAGTACTCACCCGTTTTGTGGCGGTGTGCCTACCGATGTCCGTATCACGACACGCTATAGTGAAACGGAATTTGTGCAATCGTTGATGGGAATCGTCCACGAAACCGGCCACGCGCGCTATGAACAGGGATTACCCAAAGCATATGCCGGCACACCGGCCGGTGAAGCACGGTCGATGGGGATTCATGAATCGCAATCACTTTTCTTTGAAATGCAGATTGGGCGCAATCCTTTGTTCATCAATCATCTGGCCGATTTGGCATCGCAGTATTTCAACGCTCACAATGACCCCGTGTTTGCCAAAGCCAATCTGCAAAAACTTTATTCCAGAGTGAGCAAGGATTTCATCCGCGTCGATGCCGACGAACTCACCTACCCTGCCCATGTCATTTTGCGTTACGAAATCGAGCGCGACCTGATCAACGGTGTGATCGAATTCCGTGATGTACCCGAGTTATGGGATCACAAAATGCAGAATTATCTCGGGCTATCCACCCAAGGCAATTATCGCCAAGGCTGTATGCAAGATATTCACTGGACGGACGGCTCATTCGGCTATTTCCCTTCTTATACACTCGGTGCAATGTATGCTGCGCAATTTATGGCGGCCATGAAGAAAACGATCGATGTTGACGGAGTCATCCACAGTGGCGATTTGACACCGATATTCACTTGGCTAGCTGACAATATTTGGTGTCAAGGGAGTTTGTTAACCACCGATGAACTGGTGAAACAAGCGACGGGTGAGACGTTGAATGCTGAGCATTTTAAAGCGCATCTTGAGAAGCGTTATTTATAA
- a CDS encoding dihydrodipicolinate synthase family protein: MMKHEIDLKGLVPAPVTPFTRDGDVDFAAIKRLGSWLASVDGVKGLVVLGHAGEGTFLTPEEQCAVITAFKDAVNDEIPIIAGITGEGDMVAALEAKRAVEAGASAGLLYPSHGWLRFGYQEGAPQKRYKTVHEESGLPLILFQYPDVTKATYNLQTLLDIAKQPGVIAMKNGVRNMRRWDTEIPIIRRECPELTILTCHDEYLLHTMFDVDGALVGYGGLAPEPLVELIEAGKARDYPKARAIHDQLFPVTQNVYHRGSHMEGTVALKEGLVARGILEHATVRNPLRPLQEGAHEEIAAALRSAGLVD, from the coding sequence ATGATGAAACACGAAATTGATTTGAAAGGTCTTGTGCCTGCTCCAGTAACCCCTTTTACCCGTGATGGCGATGTTGACTTTGCTGCAATCAAACGTCTCGGTTCATGGCTGGCAAGTGTTGACGGCGTAAAAGGTCTTGTCGTGCTTGGTCATGCTGGCGAAGGTACTTTTTTAACGCCCGAAGAGCAGTGCGCGGTTATTACTGCTTTTAAAGATGCGGTCAATGATGAAATCCCAATTATTGCCGGTATTACTGGTGAAGGGGACATGGTTGCTGCACTGGAAGCGAAGCGTGCGGTCGAAGCCGGTGCTTCTGCTGGTCTGCTGTATCCTTCACATGGTTGGCTACGTTTTGGTTACCAAGAAGGTGCTCCGCAAAAACGTTATAAAACAGTCCATGAAGAAAGTGGATTACCACTGATTCTGTTCCAATATCCTGATGTGACGAAAGCAACTTATAACCTGCAAACCCTGTTAGATATTGCAAAACAGCCGGGTGTGATTGCGATGAAAAATGGTGTTCGCAACATGCGCCGCTGGGATACCGAAATTCCAATTATTCGTCGTGAATGTCCGGAGCTAACGATTTTGACCTGTCACGATGAATATCTACTTCACACCATGTTTGATGTTGACGGTGCACTCGTCGGTTACGGCGGCCTGGCTCCTGAGCCTTTGGTTGAACTGATTGAAGCTGGTAAAGCGCGCGATTATCCGAAAGCCCGTGCAATTCACGATCAATTATTCCCAGTAACGCAGAATGTTTATCATCGCGGTTCACATATGGAAGGAACAGTGGCGTTAAAAGAAGGTCTGGTTGCTCGGGGTATTCTTGAGCATGCAACAGTCCGTAATCCGCTCCGTCCACTACAAGAAGGTGCGCACGAAGAAATTGCCGCCGCTCTTCGTTCTGCCGGACTTGTCGACTAA
- a CDS encoding LacI family DNA-binding transcriptional regulator, giving the protein MNDLTNQKPPAKALPVTLKDVAKATGVSISTVSRILDERLPKSKSKSAEKVRAVAKELGYTRDVMASSLRRGGTGTIGVLVPHLTDTVMAILYEELAKAAQQSGYFTIVATCGDEVEEEEKAIESLLGRRVDGLILATSRLDSHSTEKLRRSGVPHTLVLRTDHTSNSVVGNDIHGGYIATRHLIDLGHTRIGIVAGPSYSSNSLGRTEGYKNALTQAGIAFEQSLCIESRFDFESGENAGRTLLSLPDRPTAIFAVTDNLALGVISAAKEFKLTPGTDFALVGYNDTPLANMLPTPISSVHIPLDFIAYKAVDLLFGDKTGEIVEIMPSLIPRHSSIYYKV; this is encoded by the coding sequence ATGAATGACTTAACGAACCAAAAACCTCCGGCAAAAGCCTTACCCGTAACTTTAAAAGATGTCGCAAAAGCGACTGGCGTAAGTATATCTACCGTATCTCGGATCCTTGATGAGCGATTACCTAAATCCAAGAGTAAATCGGCAGAGAAAGTCAGGGCTGTCGCTAAAGAGCTTGGATATACACGAGATGTTATGGCATCTAGTTTAAGGAGAGGTGGAACCGGAACTATCGGCGTTTTGGTTCCTCATCTTACAGATACCGTAATGGCTATTCTGTATGAAGAATTAGCAAAAGCTGCTCAACAAAGTGGTTATTTTACAATTGTGGCTACATGTGGTGATGAAGTAGAAGAGGAAGAAAAAGCGATTGAATCTCTTTTAGGGAGGCGTGTTGATGGGCTCATTCTTGCCACTTCAAGATTAGATAGTCATTCTACAGAAAAGTTAAGAAGATCCGGTGTACCTCATACATTAGTATTAAGAACCGACCATACGAGTAACTCCGTTGTGGGCAACGATATCCATGGTGGATATATCGCCACTCGTCATTTGATCGATCTCGGCCATACAAGAATTGGGATTGTTGCTGGTCCGAGTTACTCATCGAATTCATTGGGTCGAACTGAAGGGTATAAAAATGCATTAACACAAGCCGGAATAGCGTTTGAACAATCGCTATGTATTGAATCACGTTTTGATTTTGAATCCGGAGAGAATGCAGGAAGAACCCTTCTAAGTCTGCCAGATAGACCGACTGCAATTTTCGCCGTGACCGATAACCTAGCCCTCGGCGTTATATCTGCAGCGAAAGAATTCAAATTAACGCCAGGAACAGATTTTGCGTTAGTTGGCTACAATGATACGCCACTCGCAAATATGCTACCGACACCGATATCATCTGTTCATATTCCATTAGATTTTATCGCTTATAAAGCGGTCGATCTTTTATTTGGAGACAAAACAGGCGAAATAGTAGAAATTATGCCGAGCTTGATTCCTAGACATTCATCAATCTATTACAAGGTGTAG
- a CDS encoding DUF5718 family protein produces the protein MIFGISGNFKGHLGQVNKENNNVDIPGCIFPIYAKGMDGYLSVYPVSEDYLRITNDYNYQIEPEISLFFDVQYKDGKVVDLSATHYTLFNDCSIRSNDIKKISLKKNWGTCSKGAYLKPIPLCSYAEDSELENLRIVSFVKRDDVLYQYNEDCSTKEYTFKYDTLLSWIKDTINSQEETEVKDNLINILEACGFPETIQIAIGATRYTDFGKNNFLKNGDEVFILLYKDGQYDQEEIEKIVNNCDLEKENIVNIYQKVII, from the coding sequence ATGATATTCGGAATATCCGGTAATTTTAAAGGTCATTTAGGTCAAGTAAATAAAGAAAATAACAATGTTGATATTCCTGGGTGTATATTCCCAATTTATGCCAAAGGAATGGATGGTTATCTTAGTGTTTATCCTGTCAGCGAAGATTACCTGAGAATAACAAATGACTATAATTATCAAATTGAGCCAGAAATCTCTCTTTTTTTTGATGTGCAATATAAAGATGGTAAAGTCGTTGATCTGAGCGCTACACATTATACATTATTTAATGATTGCTCAATTAGAAGTAATGACATAAAGAAAATCTCACTGAAGAAAAACTGGGGGACTTGCTCTAAAGGGGCTTATTTAAAACCTATTCCTTTATGCTCATACGCTGAAGATTCGGAACTAGAAAATTTAAGAATTGTTAGTTTTGTAAAGAGAGATGATGTCCTTTATCAATACAATGAAGATTGTTCTACAAAAGAGTACACATTCAAATATGATACATTGTTATCTTGGATAAAAGATACAATAAACAGTCAAGAAGAGACTGAAGTGAAAGATAATTTAATCAATATATTGGAAGCTTGTGGATTTCCTGAAACGATTCAGATTGCCATAGGTGCGACTCGATATACTGATTTTGGAAAAAATAATTTCTTAAAAAATGGCGATGAAGTGTTTATATTGTTATATAAAGACGGCCAGTATGATCAAGAAGAAATAGAGAAAATAGTTAATAATTGTGATTTAGAGAAAGAGAATATAGTAAACATATATCAAAAAGTTATTATATAA
- a CDS encoding Nramp family divalent metal transporter, whose translation MKSNTRIETVKTVGNSYQQGEKSSNWYKILLLMGPAFVAGAWRFGPGALTSAVQAGSQYGYHLLWVIVVSGVLMFFFNDMSVRIGLATGEKSLVDTIKETLGHKIGVLAGVGVFFITLCFSVGNAVGSGIALQLLFGGSVVAWVLASTVAVGILIAMKNAYRALEKMLVALIAIMSLGFLGSAILSDPEWVDVSMGFIPTIPAEAGYLLIALIGTNFSINSAFYSGYSIHERGLKPEQYKHLTIADTIPGNIATAAMTMLVIIVSAAVFNVTGETANNFTQLTKVLEPLSGKMGSIIFSIGFFSAAFSSMAANASAGGTLLCDAVGWGNKLSCSKVKVFVYGILIFGASVAIFNNGSPIKLIILAQALTVLVAPFLGILLFVISSKKSIMGKLVNKNLHLTMGLIGLLAIFSLSFRLVIKLFA comes from the coding sequence ATGAAATCTAATACGAGAATAGAGACAGTAAAAACTGTCGGTAACTCGTATCAACAGGGCGAAAAGTCGTCTAATTGGTACAAGATCTTACTCCTCATGGGGCCCGCATTTGTTGCTGGTGCATGGAGATTCGGTCCCGGTGCTCTGACATCAGCCGTACAGGCAGGTAGTCAATATGGATACCATCTACTATGGGTCATCGTTGTCTCTGGTGTTCTCATGTTCTTCTTTAATGACATGTCTGTGAGAATCGGCCTTGCAACGGGTGAGAAGTCATTAGTTGATACAATCAAGGAAACTTTAGGTCACAAAATTGGCGTGTTAGCTGGGGTCGGTGTATTTTTCATTACTTTATGTTTTTCTGTTGGGAATGCAGTCGGCTCTGGTATCGCTTTACAGTTATTATTTGGTGGTTCAGTTGTTGCTTGGGTATTGGCTTCAACTGTCGCAGTTGGTATTTTGATTGCGATGAAAAATGCGTATCGCGCATTAGAAAAGATGCTTGTTGCTCTGATTGCAATTATGTCATTAGGATTTTTGGGATCTGCGATTTTAAGTGATCCTGAATGGGTTGATGTTTCTATGGGATTTATTCCCACAATACCGGCTGAAGCAGGGTATTTACTAATAGCATTAATTGGCACAAACTTTTCTATTAATTCAGCATTTTATAGTGGATATTCTATCCATGAGCGTGGGTTGAAACCAGAGCAATATAAACACCTTACTATTGCTGATACGATTCCTGGCAATATAGCTACGGCGGCCATGACAATGTTGGTTATCATTGTATCTGCCGCAGTATTTAATGTGACAGGTGAAACAGCGAATAATTTTACCCAACTGACTAAAGTATTAGAGCCTTTGTCAGGGAAAATGGGGTCAATTATTTTTAGTATTGGTTTTTTCTCTGCAGCATTTTCATCTATGGCCGCAAATGCTTCTGCTGGCGGAACATTATTATGTGACGCTGTAGGGTGGGGTAATAAATTATCATGTTCAAAAGTGAAAGTTTTTGTCTATGGTATTTTAATATTTGGCGCATCAGTTGCTATATTTAATAATGGCTCACCAATTAAATTGATTATTTTGGCTCAAGCCTTAACGGTTCTTGTTGCGCCATTTTTAGGTATCCTATTGTTTGTTATTTCGTCTAAAAAATCCATTATGGGTAAGTTAGTGAATAAAAACTTACATCTAACAATGGGGTTGATAGGTTTACTTGCAATATTTTCTTTGTCATTTAGATTGGTTATTAAACTTTTTGCATAA